The nucleotide sequence CATCTTCACTGATGCCATGAACATGAAAGGCGTCATCAGCAAATACCCGCCCGGCGACGCCGATGTACGGGCCTTGCTGGCTGGCAACGACGTGCTGGAATTCTCGAAAAACATTCCGCTGGCCCTGAAAATGGTGCGGGCCGCCATCGATAGTGGCCGCATCAGCCAGGCGGACCTTGATGCGCGCTGCCGCAAAGTGCTGGCCCTGAAAGAATGGGCGGGCCTCAACCACTACAAGCCCATCGAGCTGAAGAACCTGGTTGCCGACCTGAACACGCCGCACGCGCAGTACATGAGCAAACACCTCACGGAGCTAAGCGTGACGGTATTGCGCAACCAAAGGAAGCTGTTGCCGCTGCAACGCCTCGATACGCTCCGGCTAGCTACGCTCACCATCGGCACCAAAGACACCACCGATTTCCAGCGCATGGTAGCCGATTATGCGCCCGTGCGCCACTTCTGGCTGCCGGCCACGCCAGCGCTGGACGAGCTAACCAAGATGCGCGAAACCCTGAAAGCCTACAACGTGGTGCTGGTGGGCATGAACAACTTAGGCCGACTCCCCGCCACCAACTTCGGGGTGACAGCCGAAGCCAACGTACTGCTGCGCGAGCTAGGGACGCCCGGCCAGAAACTGGTGGTATCGGTGTTCGGCTCAGCCTATGCCGTGGCCAAAATCCGAGACCTAGACCGCGCCGATGCCGTGGTGCTGGCTTATCAGGAAAGCAAAAACGCGCAGGATGTAGCCGCCGAGGTAATTTTCGGGGGTATTTCCGCTACCGGCAAGCTGCCCGTAACCGTAACGGACCGGTATAGCTACGGGGCGGGCCTCACTACGCAGGGCGGCATCCGGCTGCGCTACAGCTTCCCCGAGGCGGTGGGCATGAACAACAACCTTGAAGCCCGCGTGGATTCCATCATGAACGGGGCGCTGGCAGCCCGGGCCTTTCCCGGCGCGGAGGTCCTGATTGCGCGGCGCGGGACAGTGGTACTGCGCAAAAGCTACGGCACCCACACCTTTGCCGATGCGCCCTCGCAAGGTGGCCGCCCGAGCCGCGTCGTCCGCAACACCGACCTCTACGACCTAGCTTCCGTGACCAAAGTTTCGGCGGCACTGCCGGCCCTCATGAAGCTCCAAGACCAAGGCAAGTTCAACCTCGACATGACCCTGGGGCAGCTTTTCCCGGAATTTATGGGCACCAACAAGCAGGACCTGAAGCTGCGCGACGTACTCACGCACCAGGCCCGCCTGAAAGCCTGGATACCGTTTTGGAAAGACTATACCAAGCCCCGGGGCGTGTTCAACGCGCTATTCGGCAACAGCCCGGACGCCAAAGACGTGTCCGTCACCAAGCCTTCGGAACTTAGCCGCCGCTACTTCCGTCCTGATTCGTCGGCGCGCTTTCCGTTGCGCGCAGCTACCGGCTTGTGGGCCCGCAAGGATTTTCCGGAGCGCATCACCAAGGCCATTGCCGAGTCGCCGCTGAACGAGAAACCAGGCTACGTGTACTCGGATTTGTCGTTCATCATGTATCCCAGGTTCGTGCAATCGGCATCTGGCAAGCCGCTGGCGCAATACGTAAACGACGAATTGTACCGGCCGCTTGGTGCTACTACGCTGGGCTACAACCCCACGCGCCGCTTCCCCCTCAGCCGCATTGCCCCCACCGAATACGACTCCCTATTCCGTCGGCAGTTGCTGCACGGCACCGTCGATGATGAAGGAGCGGCGTTGCTGGGTGGCTTCTCTGGGCACGCGGGCCTGTTTGGCAATGCCAATGACTTAGCCAAAATAGTGCAGCTCTACGCTTGGAATGGCAAGTACGGCGGTCAGCAGCTGCTCAAGTCCGAAACCCTGGCCGAGTACACCCGCTGCCAGTTCTGCCCCGACAACCGCCGGGCCCTCGGCTTCGATAGGCCTGCCACCAACCCAACGGTTAATTCGGCCAAAAGCGCCTCCCCGCAAAGCTATGGTCACACCGGCTTCACAGGTACGTATTTCTGGGTTGATCCGAAAGAGGAAATCGTGTGTATTGTACTCACCAACCGCGTGAATCCTTCGCGCCGCAACAACAAGATTTCCAGCATGAACGTCCGCACCAACGTGTTGCAGGTGGCCCTGGAAAGCGTGCGCCCCGTGCAGCAGCAAAGCGTAGAAAGTACCGTTCCCAAGGAAAACTAACTGAGCGTGTAGGTAGCAAGCGACGCAGAATACTGCCAGCTACATCCTTAAATGACACCTACCACTTTCGCTGAAGTGGCACCAAACAAAAACTCCCCGGCTGACAGCAGCCGGGGAGTTTTTGTTTGGAAGTAAGGGGAGACTGTTGTACTGGTGAAGCGTTTTTAGTCGAGCAGGTGCTTGCTGGCAACATCGGCTTCACCTGGATGCCTGCAACTGCGGCACTAACTGCTGCTGCTGCACCAACCAACTCATGCACTCGCCTTCCGTCGTGCACAGGTTCAAGTGCAACGGCTGGCCGGTAGTGGCGGCGGACGTCGTCAGCTGACCATCCACTTCATAGTCTTTGCGCATGTCGGGTGCCATGAAGTAGATCATGTACACAGGAACATCAAAGTTGGCAGTTAGGCTTGGGTAGTAGCTTTTCTTGAGCCACTCCTGAATTTCCGTACTGCTGTGGTGGCACCGCCGAACGTCAATCAGCCAGTATTGCGCTTTCTGCTGCCGAGCGGCAGCCAGCAATTCTTCGTAACCATGGCGGGCTTCTAGCAGGGTTACTGGGCGAAGCCAGCGGCCCACCAGAATATGCGTGTCGTAATTATAGCTGATGGTCAGGAAATCTGACGCGGTAAAATCGATATACATCGGGCGGAGCACTAGCGAAAACTTCTATGGTTGCTTTTACGGAGCAAGCTGCACAATGGCCGACTTTTATCTTTAATATTTATACCTACTTAGATTAACACAAATAAACAAAGGAACAAAATAGAGGCTAAGTAGGTGCAATCAACTTGTAGCCAGCCATATACGGTCACTACAGGCATCACATATTTATCGCACAAAAGCAGTCAGCTTTTGTTTTGAATGGCTGCATTCTTTAGCTGTTTTGGTCTGGCTCACTGTGTGGCAAGTAGCTTTTTAATCAGGAAAGCAACCGGGTTAGCACAGCAACCGCCGTAGGTAGTGGCTGGCAAGCACGAGCGAAGTTTTTCTGCCCAACGGAGACCTGCTTGCTACCATAGTACAAGCGGGTTTCGTTGACAGCTACTAGCCCCACAAAGGCCAGCGTTTCCAAGCCGTGGGCCATGGGTTAAACGGCGACAGCGCGGACGCCGATTTTTTGGTAGCTTGTTCAGCACAAGCCCACTATTCCCACCTCGTGCTATGTTTGGACTGATGATGAACGAGCCCCTGCGCATTGCGGGGCTACTGGAGTATGCCGCCAAGTGGCACGCCGATACCGAAATCGTGTCGCGGATGCCAGAAGGCGCTATGCACCGCTACACCTACGCCGACCTGGGCCGTCGTAGCCGGCAGCTGGCTAATGTGCTTATCGAACTTGGCATCCGCAAAGGCGACCGAGTGAGCACGCTAGCGTGGAATACCCACCGCCACCTGGAGCTCTACTATGCTATTTCGGGCATGGGGGCGGTGTGCCACACTATCAACCCACGCCTGTTTTTCGAGCAGTTGGTGTACATCATCAACCACGCCGAAGACCGGCTGCTGTTCTTCGACCTTACTTTTCTGCCGTTGGTGGAGAAGCTAGTGCCTCATTGCCCCACCGTGGAAAGCTGGGTGCTGCTGACCGACCGCGCCCATATGCCCACCAGTGTGTTTTCGGGCGGTTTGCACTGCTACGAAGACCTAATGGCCGCCCACGCCGCCGACTACGAATGGCCGGTGTTCGATGAAAATACGGCTTCCTCGCTCTGCTACACTTCCGGTACCACCGACCAGCCCAAAGGCGTGCTTTACTCGCACCGCTCTACGTTGCTCCACTCCTATGCAGCCTCGCTACCCGACTGCTTCAACTGCTCGGCCCGCGACGTGGTGTTGCCGGTAGTGCCCATGTTCCACGTCAATGCCTGGGGCATCCCGTACATGGCGCCGCTCAACGGCTGCAAGCTGGTAATGCCTGGTCCTGGCCTAGATGCGGCCAGCCTGTATGAGCTGTACGAGCAGGAAGGCGTCACGTTCACGGCCGGCGTGCCCACCATCTGGTTTGGACTGCTGACGTTTATGCGCGAGAAGAAGCTACAGTTCAGCACCCTCAAGCGCATGATAGTAGGTGGGGCCGCATGCCCGCCAGCGCTACTGAAGGCTTTCGACGAAGAATTGGGCGTGGAAATCTGCCATGCCTGGGGCATGAGCGAAACCTCGCCGCTGGGCACGGTTTGCACTCTCAAAACCAAGCATTTGGCCCTCAGCGAAGACGAGCAGTTTGCTATTCAAACCAAGCAAGGGCGTTCCATTTTCGGCATCGACATGAAGATAGTAGACGATGAAGGCAAAGAACTACCCACCGATGGCATTGCCTTCGGCGACCTGTTGGTGCGGGGTCCGTTTGTGGTGGCAGAATACTTCCGGGCCAACCATCCCGGCGAGCTAACCGCCTCCGGCTGGTTCCGCACCGGCGACGTCGCCACCATCGACCCCGACGGCTTCATGCACATCACCGACCGTTCGAAGGATGTCATCAAGTCGGGGGGCGAGTGGATTTCCAGTATCGAGTTGGAAAACCTGGCCGTGGCGCACCCCCAGGTGGCGGAGGCTGCTGTTATTGGGGTGCCCCACCCCAAATGGAGCGAAAGGCCCCTGCTGGTGGTAGTGCGCAAACCCGATGCAACGGTAAGCAAAGAGGAGCTACTGGCCTTCTACGACGGCAAAGTAGCGACATGGTGGAAGCCGGATGCCGTGGAGTTCGTGCCGGAACTACCCCACACGGCCACCGGCAAACTATTAAAGACCAAGCTCCGTCAGGATTTTGCGGGCTATACATTCAGCTAACAAACCAAAAATGGCATGGCGTAAGTGGGACTTACTACCGCGAGCAGGCTCCACTTACGCCATGCTCTTCCTGGATGTAGGAATAGCACGCAACGCAGCACCTATTCCGTTTTTGCAGGCTGTTGAGACTTCATTTTCTCGCCAATCACTTGCTGCAATTCGGGCAGGTGCTCTTGCACGCGCTTCTGCCCGATTTCCATACCGGCCATCATGAGCTGCGGCATTTTCTGGATGGTTTTGCGGCCAGTAGGCGTTTGGTAGAACTTAGACAGTTCCTTTAGCTCTTTCTCGGTGAACTCTTGGGTGTAAAGCGCCGCAATGTCTTCTTTGATTGCGGGCCAGCCCATATACTTGGTAATAAAAGCGCGCATTTCGGGCTCTACCGCCTTCATTTCGGGGCGTTGCGTCAGCTGGCTTTCCAACATGCGGTTCATCATGTCGGTGGTGTTCTTCTCGCTTCCCGTGACGGCTAGTAGCTCTTCAGCCGCTTTACGGTGACTGGCAGAAACAGGTGCCGCCGAGGCAGTAGTGGCGGAAGTTGTTGATTGGGCCTTTGCCATTGGGGCCGCCAGCAATAGGCTGGCCGCCAGTATCCACAGTTTTTTCATCCCCTGACGTACGAGTATTTCACCGGTTAGGTCGGCATACGCCCTTATTCTTCGTCGTATTCGCAGCGCATACGGCCCTAGCAGGCCCAGCAGAATGTAAACGTTCTAATATCACTTGGACGAAATATTGGTATCATACTAGGCATAGTTGAATAAGTAACGCCTACTTCCAATACAGTAAAATCGCGTGGATACATATGCGCCACGCAGCAACGTCAAGAACCTGAGGGGCTATCCTTTACACTTTAATAATTACCCCTTTCCGATACATTATCCAGAGAATACCCAGCCAAATCAGAACGCATACCAGCGCGCCTGCCAACGAGGCATTGATAGGACTGAAATACGGAGTGAAAAAGGTGGTGTAAAGCCAGGTTTTGAGGGGCACGCTGGCCGCTGTGACTTTGATAAGATTCAAGGACTTGGCTACAATTGCCGACAGGAAAAACACCGTAATAGCGTTGACCCCATACACCAGCGCGGGGGTAGTGAAACGGCGGTAGCCCTGCACGTCGGTCAGCCAGTAAAGGCCCGCTAGGGTAGCCATGGCCAAGCCGCCAGCGTAAAGTACGAACGAGCTAGTCCAGAGAGCTTTGTTGATGGGAAACCAGCCGTTCCAAATTAGGCCAAGCACCACAGCCCCAGCGCCCGCTACAAATAGCCACGCCACGCGGGTAGCGGGGTCCACGTCTTTGCGGCGCAACCACTGCCCGGTAAGCATACCTAGCAGTCCGGTACCCACGGCCGGCAAGGTGCCCAGCAAGCCTTCTGGGTCCCAGGTGCGGCTGCTCGACCAGAGGTGCTTTTCTGTGAACACCACCCGATCCAGCCAAGCTCCCAGGTTGGTACTGGCTTCCAGGTTAGCGGGCCCGAAACCGGGCACAGGCACCACTTGCAGCAGCACGTTGTAGAGCACCAGCACAAACGCCAGCAGCCCAAGCTGTTGCCGCCGGGTGGTTTTCAGAAACAACACCCCGCACACAAGAAATACCCACGAAATACGCGCCAGCACCCCCGGTATCCGCACCGTCTCGA is from Hymenobacter tibetensis and encodes:
- a CDS encoding glycoside hydrolase family 3 N-terminal domain-containing protein, whose product is MHSLTFAFTPFSSTLLSLSRLLPLLLLVLWTAPDASAQRRQQPTTKTSSVTTASRKAATAKAATRAKSSNQPVPFARQMASSRWVDSVMKTLTPDQRVAQLFMVAAYSNRKRIDEDSITALIQQYGIGGVIFFQGGPVRQSRLLNRYQSQSRVPLLVAMDAEWGVGMRLDSVQRFPYQMSMGGIRDNQLFYDMGTEVAAQFKRLGMHVNFAPVVDVNNNAANPVIGFRSWGEDRQSVTEKSYLYMKGMQDANILAVAKHFPGHGDTDTDSHLALPLLRIDRKRIDTLELFPFRDLMRRGLGGMMVAHLNIPALDTTGMPSTLSKPITTGLLKEKLGFQGVIFTDAMNMKGVISKYPPGDADVRALLAGNDVLEFSKNIPLALKMVRAAIDSGRISQADLDARCRKVLALKEWAGLNHYKPIELKNLVADLNTPHAQYMSKHLTELSVTVLRNQRKLLPLQRLDTLRLATLTIGTKDTTDFQRMVADYAPVRHFWLPATPALDELTKMRETLKAYNVVLVGMNNLGRLPATNFGVTAEANVLLRELGTPGQKLVVSVFGSAYAVAKIRDLDRADAVVLAYQESKNAQDVAAEVIFGGISATGKLPVTVTDRYSYGAGLTTQGGIRLRYSFPEAVGMNNNLEARVDSIMNGALAARAFPGAEVLIARRGTVVLRKSYGTHTFADAPSQGGRPSRVVRNTDLYDLASVTKVSAALPALMKLQDQGKFNLDMTLGQLFPEFMGTNKQDLKLRDVLTHQARLKAWIPFWKDYTKPRGVFNALFGNSPDAKDVSVTKPSELSRRYFRPDSSARFPLRAATGLWARKDFPERITKAIAESPLNEKPGYVYSDLSFIMYPRFVQSASGKPLAQYVNDELYRPLGATTLGYNPTRRFPLSRIAPTEYDSLFRRQLLHGTVDDEGAALLGGFSGHAGLFGNANDLAKIVQLYAWNGKYGGQQLLKSETLAEYTRCQFCPDNRRALGFDRPATNPTVNSAKSASPQSYGHTGFTGTYFWVDPKEEIVCIVLTNRVNPSRRNNKISSMNVRTNVLQVALESVRPVQQQSVESTVPKEN
- a CDS encoding 3-(methylthio)propionyl-CoA ligase translates to MFGLMMNEPLRIAGLLEYAAKWHADTEIVSRMPEGAMHRYTYADLGRRSRQLANVLIELGIRKGDRVSTLAWNTHRHLELYYAISGMGAVCHTINPRLFFEQLVYIINHAEDRLLFFDLTFLPLVEKLVPHCPTVESWVLLTDRAHMPTSVFSGGLHCYEDLMAAHAADYEWPVFDENTASSLCYTSGTTDQPKGVLYSHRSTLLHSYAASLPDCFNCSARDVVLPVVPMFHVNAWGIPYMAPLNGCKLVMPGPGLDAASLYELYEQEGVTFTAGVPTIWFGLLTFMREKKLQFSTLKRMIVGGAACPPALLKAFDEELGVEICHAWGMSETSPLGTVCTLKTKHLALSEDEQFAIQTKQGRSIFGIDMKIVDDEGKELPTDGIAFGDLLVRGPFVVAEYFRANHPGELTASGWFRTGDVATIDPDGFMHITDRSKDVIKSGGEWISSIELENLAVAHPQVAEAAVIGVPHPKWSERPLLVVVRKPDATVSKEELLAFYDGKVATWWKPDAVEFVPELPHTATGKLLKTKLRQDFAGYTFS
- a CDS encoding DUF2059 domain-containing protein — protein: MKKLWILAASLLLAAPMAKAQSTTSATTASAAPVSASHRKAAEELLAVTGSEKNTTDMMNRMLESQLTQRPEMKAVEPEMRAFITKYMGWPAIKEDIAALYTQEFTEKELKELSKFYQTPTGRKTIQKMPQLMMAGMEIGQKRVQEHLPELQQVIGEKMKSQQPAKTE
- a CDS encoding acyltransferase family protein, which encodes MTTRTSQAALETTHAQPLVEASQPGRLVSLDVFRGITVAAMILVNNPGDWGHIYVPLEHAAWHGCTPTDLIFPFFLFIVGVSIVYALDGARRQPETHGRTMVRILKRSAILFGLGLFSALFPNFDFETVRIPGVLARISWVFLVCGVLFLKTTRRQQLGLLAFVLVLYNVLLQVVPVPGFGPANLEASTNLGAWLDRVVFTEKHLWSSSRTWDPEGLLGTLPAVGTGLLGMLTGQWLRRKDVDPATRVAWLFVAGAGAVVLGLIWNGWFPINKALWTSSFVLYAGGLAMATLAGLYWLTDVQGYRRFTTPALVYGVNAITVFFLSAIVAKSLNLIKVTAASVPLKTWLYTTFFTPYFSPINASLAGALVCVLIWLGILWIMYRKGVIIKV